From Sinorhizobium sp. RAC02, a single genomic window includes:
- a CDS encoding ABC transporter permease: MSLIADRSLPLRTTFSLRRKRAREKAPTALSEFFSTITIGLPALAAFALLWEVAPRAGWINSLFFPPLSQVLAVLWEMIVSGQLADHIGISLQRAAIGFALAVVTAVPLGFLMGRYPLFERASDFLVQTLRNTSQFALLPVFILLLGIGEASKIAITFYAAVFFLLINTIVGVKSVDPLLLKAARSMGTSDWDLFKKVIFPSAIPSIVAGARLGVKTSLFSVIAAEMLAAQSGIGYLIQNSSLMLETDRMYAGILTLTIVGLVLNYLLVAGEKRATHWRGSGESGPN, encoded by the coding sequence ATGAGCCTGATCGCCGACCGCAGCCTGCCGCTACGCACCACCTTTTCCCTGCGCCGCAAACGCGCCCGGGAGAAGGCGCCGACCGCGCTCTCCGAGTTCTTCTCCACCATCACGATCGGCCTGCCGGCACTTGCCGCCTTTGCACTCCTCTGGGAGGTTGCGCCGCGCGCCGGATGGATCAATTCGCTGTTCTTTCCGCCGCTCAGCCAGGTGCTCGCGGTCCTGTGGGAGATGATCGTCTCCGGCCAGCTTGCCGACCATATCGGCATCAGCTTACAGCGCGCCGCGATCGGCTTTGCCCTTGCCGTCGTCACCGCCGTGCCGCTCGGCTTCCTGATGGGACGCTACCCGCTCTTTGAGCGGGCCTCCGATTTCCTCGTCCAGACCCTGCGCAACACGTCGCAGTTCGCGCTGCTGCCGGTCTTCATCCTGCTGCTCGGCATCGGCGAGGCCTCGAAGATCGCCATCACCTTCTACGCCGCCGTCTTCTTCCTGTTGATCAACACGATCGTCGGTGTGAAGTCGGTCGACCCGCTGCTCCTCAAGGCGGCGCGCTCGATGGGCACGTCGGACTGGGACCTTTTCAAGAAGGTCATCTTTCCCTCCGCCATCCCCTCGATCGTCGCGGGTGCCCGGCTCGGCGTGAAGACATCACTCTTCTCGGTGATCGCGGCCGAGATGCTCGCCGCCCAGTCCGGCATCGGCTACCTCATCCAGAATTCATCGCTGATGCTGGAAACCGATCGCATGTATGCGGGGATCCTGACGCTGACCATCGTGGGTCTCGTGCTTAACTACCTGCTCGTCGCCGGTGAAAAGCGCGCCACGCATTGGCGGGGCAGCGGCGAGAGCGGCCCCAACTGA